In a genomic window of Flavobacterium sp. KACC 22761:
- the sucC gene encoding ADP-forming succinate--CoA ligase subunit beta produces MNIHEYQGKEILASYGVRVQRGIVANNAVEAVAAAKQLTAETGTGWHVIKAQIHAGGRGKGGGVKLAKNLQQVEELAEQIIGMQLITPQTPPEGKKVNKVLVAEDVYYPGESETSEFYVSVLLNRGTGRNMIMYSTEGGMDIEEVAEHTPHLIFTEEIDPTVGLQGFQARRIAFNLGLSGNAFKEMVKFIDALYNAYIGSDASMFEINPVLKTSDNKILAVDAKVNIDDNALYRQPKYAEMRDIREENPIEVEAKEVGLNYVDLDGTVGCMVNGAGLAMATMDLIKYAGFEPANFLDVGGTADAKRVETAFRIILKDPNVKAILINIFGGIVRCDRVAQGVVDAYKNMGDAIKVPIIVRLQGTNAEIAKELIDNSGMPILSAVQFQEAADQVKAALS; encoded by the coding sequence ATGAACATACACGAATATCAAGGAAAAGAAATTTTAGCAAGTTACGGAGTACGCGTGCAACGCGGAATTGTGGCTAACAATGCGGTTGAAGCTGTAGCTGCTGCAAAACAATTAACTGCCGAAACTGGTACAGGATGGCACGTAATAAAAGCACAAATTCACGCAGGTGGTCGTGGAAAAGGTGGTGGAGTTAAGCTGGCAAAAAACTTACAGCAAGTTGAAGAGTTAGCAGAACAAATCATCGGAATGCAATTGATCACACCTCAGACTCCGCCTGAAGGTAAAAAAGTAAACAAAGTTTTAGTTGCTGAAGATGTTTACTATCCTGGAGAAAGCGAAACTTCTGAGTTTTATGTTTCTGTTTTATTGAATAGAGGTACAGGACGCAATATGATTATGTATTCTACTGAAGGTGGAATGGATATCGAAGAAGTTGCTGAGCACACTCCGCACTTGATCTTCACTGAAGAAATTGATCCAACTGTTGGATTACAAGGTTTCCAAGCTAGAAGAATTGCTTTTAACTTAGGTCTTTCTGGAAATGCTTTCAAAGAAATGGTGAAATTCATCGACGCACTTTACAATGCTTACATTGGTTCTGATGCCTCAATGTTTGAAATTAACCCAGTTTTAAAAACTTCTGATAACAAAATCTTAGCTGTTGACGCTAAAGTTAACATCGACGATAACGCTTTATACAGACAACCTAAATATGCTGAAATGAGAGATATCCGTGAGGAGAATCCAATCGAAGTTGAAGCTAAAGAAGTTGGTCTTAACTATGTTGACCTTGATGGTACTGTAGGATGTATGGTAAACGGAGCTGGTCTTGCAATGGCAACTATGGATTTAATTAAATATGCTGGTTTTGAGCCTGCTAACTTCCTTGACGTAGGAGGAACTGCTGATGCAAAACGTGTTGAGACAGCTTTCAGAATTATCTTGAAAGATCCAAACGTAAAAGCTATTTTGATTAACATCTTCGGAGGAATCGTTCGTTGTGACCGTGTTGCTCAAGGTGTTGTTGATGCTTACAAAAACATGGGAGACGCTATTAAAGTGCCAATTATTGTTCGTTTGCAAGGAACAAATGCTGAAATTGCAAAAGAATTAATTGACAACTCTGGTATGCCAATCTTATCTGCAGTGCAATTCCAAGAAGCGGCTGACCAAGTTAAAGCTGCTCTTTCTTAA
- a CDS encoding DUF1456 family protein — protein MTNNDILKKLRVALMLRDDQIVEILELVDFRISKSELGAFFRAEDHPNYMECGDQVLRNFLNGLVIHLRGTKENPKNPNEVLAKHKAEIPKRDTSKERPEFKAAPKDSEKYRGDKSPSKSGSATGKPKKKSFPKGNGKPVVVEKVVFKNGKNKK, from the coding sequence ATGACAAATAACGATATACTTAAAAAACTTCGCGTGGCTTTGATGCTCCGTGACGATCAAATAGTTGAAATTTTAGAATTAGTTGATTTTAGAATTTCGAAATCAGAATTGGGCGCTTTTTTTAGAGCTGAAGATCATCCAAACTATATGGAATGCGGCGATCAGGTTTTACGTAATTTTTTAAACGGATTGGTAATTCATTTAAGAGGAACTAAAGAAAACCCTAAAAACCCGAATGAAGTTTTAGCAAAGCATAAAGCTGAAATTCCAAAAAGAGATACTTCTAAGGAAAGACCTGAATTTAAAGCTGCGCCAAAAGATTCTGAAAAATATAGAGGCGACAAAAGCCCTTCAAAATCTGGTTCAGCAACCGGAAAACCGAAGAAGAAATCATTCCCAAAAGGAAATGGAAAACCAGTTGTTGTAGAAAAAGTAGTCTTCAAAAACGGAAAGAATAAGAAATAA
- a CDS encoding SusC/RagA family TonB-linked outer membrane protein, with product MTVKGIVTDETGMPMPGVNIQEEGGSAGTTTGFDGDYQISVNKGSVLVFSFIGYKSTKATAAGTTLNVKMISDAKELDGVVVTALGLKRSEKSLGYATQKVRAADVVTVRETDINNALAGKIAGVQFQGSPSGDFRTSLLRLRGDTGVLYVVDNIKVSAISDINPESIESINTLKGLSATALYGPEGRNGAIVITTKRGKKGATTVEFNVSSSLENAYGLPEFQNEYGGGYSQTFPKYTYNPATDPASFAAFNGQDIVDYTADESWGPRMQGQMVRAWNSWEEGTPEFGKLTPFSPNPNNIKDFYNTGVTKRSSLSVGKGGEDYSINFGITRTDKEGIVPNTARTQYDVNLTMEASLSKKFKVFSTVLFQDRQTTGYNDKNLILPAVASLRQWFQRQLNMDDLRNYRMNGKIVTWNRTSPTNGKSIGWNSPFFDQYEQPNNEDQKSFNGKIGGSYQIIDDLAATVELRKTYIGNNYYDIYKAWGGAEVPVYEESLQITNKDEISGILNYKKKINKFDITGNLGFEYQFYDRTYMDDTTVGGLVSEGFYSISTSVGTPLIDDKRYKTKNRAAFLTASVGYDDFAYIDGSYRNDFASTADVNDNKLATYGISGSFVFSKFIPENRFFTFGKLRAGYAMAPQFPGVYLTSPIYGIGTAYGAYPVSSTQSTPSNPRLKGGNREEKEYGVDLKFFNNRLSLDVSYFDRLDNELPYRVDLDASTGIGGVYVNGGKQTYKGWEIALSGTPIKTDKFEWNVGANFATLDRQVVAIAPGITRNIIQSGNSNMGNVQLVEQVGEEWGAIYGSRIARDDNGKPKLTTAGAYVRELGVYLGNVLPNYTGGLTTSFKYKNFDLSLGFDFQQGGKYYSVSNSLVNRTGVGIETVGNNDLGNPKRDPIVNATTGASIATGAMLNSAVTPTSGGLLVEGVDATTGADVAYRVSTRTYWSNIRAITEPFLEDASYAKLRTLRFGYTLDRSILQKTPFQKINIAVYANNLWLIYAANRDIDPSELQSYNTSTTPFIETAQLPNSRSIGLNVVLTL from the coding sequence ATGACGGTCAAAGGAATAGTGACTGATGAAACTGGAATGCCTATGCCTGGAGTTAACATTCAAGAAGAGGGAGGCTCGGCTGGAACAACGACTGGATTTGACGGCGATTATCAAATTAGTGTCAATAAAGGTTCTGTTTTAGTTTTTTCGTTTATCGGGTATAAATCAACGAAAGCTACGGCAGCTGGTACAACATTAAATGTAAAAATGATTTCTGATGCAAAAGAGCTTGACGGAGTTGTAGTAACTGCTTTGGGACTTAAGAGAAGCGAAAAATCACTGGGTTATGCTACGCAAAAAGTAAGAGCTGCAGATGTTGTAACGGTGAGAGAAACCGATATTAATAATGCTTTGGCTGGAAAAATTGCTGGTGTTCAATTTCAAGGTTCTCCGAGTGGGGATTTTAGAACTTCTTTGCTTAGGCTTCGTGGTGATACAGGAGTATTGTATGTAGTTGATAACATCAAAGTGAGCGCTATTAGTGATATTAACCCAGAAAGCATCGAAAGTATCAATACTTTAAAAGGTTTGTCTGCAACGGCACTTTACGGACCAGAAGGCAGAAACGGTGCAATTGTAATTACAACAAAAAGAGGAAAAAAAGGCGCTACAACAGTAGAGTTTAATGTAAGTTCTTCATTAGAAAATGCTTATGGATTGCCTGAATTTCAAAATGAGTACGGCGGAGGTTATTCTCAAACTTTTCCAAAATATACTTATAATCCAGCAACAGATCCAGCGTCTTTCGCTGCTTTTAATGGTCAGGATATTGTTGATTATACTGCAGATGAAAGTTGGGGACCAAGAATGCAAGGTCAAATGGTGCGTGCTTGGAATAGCTGGGAAGAAGGGACACCAGAATTTGGGAAACTAACTCCTTTTTCTCCAAATCCAAATAATATTAAAGATTTTTACAATACAGGAGTAACTAAAAGATCTAGTTTGTCTGTTGGTAAAGGTGGTGAAGATTATTCTATAAACTTTGGTATTACTAGGACAGATAAAGAAGGTATTGTGCCAAATACAGCAAGAACTCAATATGATGTAAACCTTACTATGGAGGCTAGTTTGAGCAAGAAATTCAAAGTATTCTCAACTGTTTTATTTCAAGATAGACAAACGACTGGATATAATGATAAAAACTTAATCTTGCCAGCAGTTGCGAGTTTGAGACAATGGTTTCAAAGACAACTAAACATGGATGATTTAAGAAATTATCGTATGAATGGTAAAATTGTGACTTGGAACAGAACGAGTCCAACGAATGGAAAATCTATAGGCTGGAATTCTCCATTTTTTGATCAATACGAACAACCAAACAACGAAGACCAAAAATCTTTTAATGGAAAAATTGGCGGTTCTTACCAAATTATTGATGATTTAGCAGCTACCGTAGAACTTAGAAAAACATATATTGGAAACAATTATTATGATATCTACAAAGCTTGGGGTGGTGCCGAAGTTCCAGTTTATGAAGAAAGTCTTCAAATCACAAATAAAGATGAAATTTCAGGTATTTTAAATTATAAAAAGAAAATCAACAAATTTGATATCACAGGAAATTTAGGTTTCGAATATCAATTTTATGATAGAACATACATGGACGATACTACTGTTGGAGGTTTGGTTTCAGAAGGATTCTACAGTATCAGCACTTCTGTAGGAACACCGCTTATTGATGATAAAAGATACAAAACAAAAAATCGTGCAGCCTTTTTAACAGCTTCTGTGGGTTATGATGATTTTGCTTATATTGATGGTTCTTATCGTAATGATTTTGCTTCTACAGCAGATGTAAACGATAATAAATTAGCTACTTACGGTATTTCTGGAAGTTTCGTTTTCTCTAAATTTATTCCAGAAAATCGTTTTTTCACATTTGGTAAATTAAGAGCTGGTTATGCAATGGCGCCTCAATTTCCAGGAGTTTATTTAACAAGCCCTATTTACGGAATCGGAACGGCTTATGGAGCTTATCCAGTTTCATCAACGCAATCAACACCTAGTAATCCAAGGTTGAAAGGTGGAAATCGTGAAGAAAAAGAATATGGCGTGGATTTGAAATTCTTTAATAATAGACTTTCATTAGATGTTTCTTATTTTGACAGATTAGATAATGAATTGCCTTATAGAGTCGATTTGGATGCTTCAACAGGAATTGGAGGTGTGTATGTAAATGGAGGAAAACAAACGTACAAAGGTTGGGAAATTGCATTGTCTGGAACACCAATTAAAACAGATAAATTTGAATGGAATGTCGGCGCAAATTTTGCCACTTTAGACAGACAAGTAGTTGCTATTGCTCCAGGAATTACAAGAAACATTATTCAGTCTGGAAACTCAAACATGGGTAATGTTCAGTTGGTTGAGCAAGTAGGCGAAGAATGGGGGGCTATTTACGGAAGTAGAATTGCAAGAGATGATAACGGAAAACCGAAATTAACTACTGCAGGAGCTTATGTAAGAGAATTGGGAGTCTATTTAGGTAACGTTTTGCCAAACTATACCGGAGGTCTTACCACTTCATTTAAATACAAAAACTTTGATTTAAGTTTAGGATTTGATTTCCAACAAGGTGGTAAATATTATTCTGTTTCTAACTCATTGGTTAATAGAACAGGGGTGGGTATTGAAACAGTGGGTAACAATGATTTAGGAAATCCAAAGAGAGATCCTATCGTAAATGCTACTACTGGCGCAAGTATTGCTACTGGTGCAATGCTAAATTCTGCAGTAACTCCAACTTCAGGAGGACTTTTGGTAGAGGGTGTAGATGCCACAACTGGTGCTGATGTTGCATATCGTGTGAGTACCAGAACATATTGGTCAAACATCAGGGCAATTACAGAGCCTTTCTTAGAAGATGCTTCGTATGCGAAATTAAGAACGCTTAGATTTGGATATACTTTGGATAGAAGCATTTTGCAAAAAACACCTTTCCAGAAAATTAATATTGCTGTTTATGCGAATAATCTTTGGTTGATTTATGCGGCAAATCGAGATATAGATCCATCTGAACTTCAATCGTATAATACATCAACCACACCATTTATTGAAACGGCCCAATTGCCAAACTCTAGATCTATTGGTTTAAATGTTGTTTTAACTTTATAA
- a CDS encoding SusD/RagB family nutrient-binding outer membrane lipoprotein → MKKIVITSILALTTVLVSVSCDNADFGDTNLNPNYPSVANTASLLTGAERSMSPILTATEPLCYVQYITNGQYPKETIYDVVNFEYTSNYVSILNNLQAVINLNKDAATAGAALANGSNNNQIAVAMILKAYVFQHITDRWGMVPYTGALQGLNNPFPKFDTQEAIYDGLFKDLTDAVALMDAGAGPKGDVIFTTKATQMSEWKRFANTLKLNMAMRLSKRFPAAGGYAATKFVEALNAGTIASNLQNITYPYITDEAYDNPWEDRFETRTDYLVSEPFVNLLIGTGTNLAPQDPRLAKFAEKAANGGGIYKGGLTSAVGNTTVANYSFITNTIIKNKTAPAFFYTYAQVSFAKAEAASLGWIPGSAATFYAEGIRASMAQWGVTTAAADAYVLQFPYVDLKSIAYQKHIALYMQGYEGWNEWRRFGTDAVALTVPTGAIGSATIPQRQAYGASVKTLNLENYNAAIAAQGADKMETKVWWAK, encoded by the coding sequence ATGAAAAAAATAGTAATAACATCAATTTTAGCACTAACAACTGTTTTGGTATCTGTTTCTTGTGATAATGCTGATTTTGGCGATACCAACTTAAACCCAAATTATCCTAGTGTCGCAAATACAGCTTCGTTGCTTACAGGAGCCGAAAGATCAATGTCGCCTATTCTTACTGCAACTGAGCCACTTTGTTATGTACAATATATCACAAACGGACAATATCCTAAGGAAACGATTTATGATGTGGTAAATTTTGAATATACCAGCAATTATGTGTCTATACTAAACAACTTGCAAGCGGTTATAAATTTAAACAAAGATGCTGCAACGGCGGGAGCAGCATTAGCTAATGGTTCAAACAATAACCAAATTGCAGTAGCAATGATCTTGAAAGCTTATGTCTTTCAGCATATCACAGATCGATGGGGAATGGTACCTTATACAGGAGCTTTGCAAGGGTTAAATAATCCATTTCCTAAATTTGATACACAAGAAGCTATTTATGACGGATTGTTTAAAGATCTTACTGATGCAGTAGCACTTATGGATGCTGGTGCAGGACCAAAAGGCGATGTTATTTTTACCACAAAAGCGACTCAGATGTCTGAATGGAAACGTTTTGCAAATACTTTAAAGTTAAACATGGCGATGCGCTTATCAAAAAGATTTCCAGCTGCTGGAGGTTATGCTGCAACAAAATTTGTTGAGGCTCTAAATGCTGGAACTATTGCCTCGAATTTACAAAACATTACATACCCTTATATTACGGACGAGGCTTATGACAATCCTTGGGAAGATCGTTTTGAAACTAGAACAGACTATTTAGTGAGTGAACCTTTTGTAAATTTATTGATTGGTACAGGAACAAATCTTGCACCACAAGATCCTAGACTGGCAAAATTTGCAGAAAAAGCAGCTAATGGCGGTGGAATTTACAAAGGTGGTCTTACTTCGGCTGTAGGAAATACAACTGTTGCAAATTATTCTTTTATAACTAATACTATTATTAAAAATAAAACTGCTCCTGCATTTTTCTATACTTATGCACAAGTTTCTTTTGCTAAAGCTGAAGCTGCATCTTTAGGATGGATTCCGGGTTCAGCAGCAACTTTTTATGCTGAAGGTATTAGAGCTTCAATGGCGCAATGGGGCGTTACAACTGCGGCGGCCGATGCTTATGTTTTGCAATTTCCTTACGTAGATTTAAAATCTATTGCTTACCAAAAACACATTGCTTTGTATATGCAAGGTTATGAAGGATGGAATGAGTGGAGAAGATTTGGAACTGATGCTGTTGCTCTAACTGTTCCTACTGGAGCGATTGGTTCTGCTACAATTCCGCAAAGGCAAGCTTATGGAGCGAGTGTAAAAACATTGAATTTAGAAAATTACAATGCCGCAATCGCTGCTCAAGGAGCTGACAAAATGGAAACAAAAGTGTGGTGGGCTAAATAA
- a CDS encoding aminotransferase class I/II-fold pyridoxal phosphate-dependent enzyme, with protein MIVEKFPDRVIEIDQKQHLYFGGTAYLGLPTNKEFQDLVIQNILNWGTTYGSSRTANIKLSAYDAGEKFLASHIGSESALTVSSGMLAGKLVLEKLKKETDCFFHLNEIHSAIQIENSLPVFINNKLNDRLLDAKTEKITILTDGVPSFQTKPADLSFINEISNHKEITLVLDESHSLGIVNENGSGIFSKIQLPIKRKILVSSLGKAFGLTGGVIASDSQFIREIKELETFTSAAGMNPAFVQTISDASEIYKTQHQKLLDNLSYIDSILIQNENIKFDKKYPLIYLLSNELVEKLKDENIIIASFKYTKEAEPLNRIVVTANHLKEDLDKIIAVLNPH; from the coding sequence ATGATAGTCGAAAAATTTCCTGATCGCGTTATTGAAATTGACCAAAAACAGCATTTGTATTTTGGTGGTACTGCTTATTTAGGACTTCCAACAAACAAAGAATTTCAGGATTTGGTTATTCAGAATATCCTAAATTGGGGAACAACTTATGGAAGTTCTAGAACGGCAAATATAAAACTTAGCGCTTATGATGCAGGCGAAAAGTTTCTAGCTTCTCATATTGGTTCAGAAAGTGCTTTGACCGTTTCTTCGGGAATGTTGGCGGGAAAATTGGTTTTAGAAAAATTAAAAAAAGAAACGGATTGTTTTTTCCATTTAAATGAAATTCATTCTGCTATCCAAATTGAAAATAGCCTTCCTGTATTTATTAATAACAAACTGAATGATCGTTTATTAGATGCCAAAACAGAAAAAATTACGATCTTGACTGATGGCGTGCCGTCGTTTCAAACAAAACCAGCCGATTTGTCTTTTATAAATGAAATTTCAAATCATAAAGAAATTACATTAGTTCTTGACGAATCGCATTCTTTAGGAATTGTAAATGAAAACGGTTCTGGAATTTTTTCCAAAATTCAATTACCAATTAAAAGAAAAATTCTGGTTTCGTCTCTGGGAAAAGCATTCGGACTAACGGGCGGTGTTATCGCAAGCGATTCTCAATTCATTAGAGAAATAAAAGAACTTGAAACATTTACAAGTGCTGCTGGAATGAATCCTGCTTTTGTACAAACGATTTCTGATGCATCTGAAATTTACAAAACACAGCATCAGAAACTACTGGACAATTTAAGTTATATTGATTCGATTTTAATTCAGAATGAGAACATTAAGTTCGATAAAAAATATCCTTTGATTTATCTTTTATCAAATGAATTGGTAGAAAAACTAAAGGACGAAAACATTATTATTGCCAGTTTCAAATACACCAAAGAAGCCGAACCATTAAATCGAATTGTTGTTACTGCAAATCATTTAAAAGAAGATTTAGATAAAATTATTGCTGTTTTAAATCCACATTAA
- a CDS encoding dipeptide epimerase, which translates to MKLILREYNLKLKHTFTISRESIDFQPSLIVELQSNGFSGFGEATSNPYYKTTVPMMMQDLEEIRTIIESSEIETPDAFWAKIHPYLKDDMFALCALDLAYNDLYARIKGKKLYELWNYTTEKNPMTDYTIGIASIDKMVSKMQELPWPIYKIKLGTKEDIAIVKELRKHTDAVFRIDANCGWGVEETINNAVELKKLGVEFLEQPMKADNWEAHKEVFKHSVLPVIADESCIIEEDVAKCFNHFHGVNVKLVKCGGLTPGKRMIEEAKKLGLRTMVGCMTESTVGISAIAHLLPQLDYVDMDGALLLSEDIATGVTIKNGIVNYSNLNGTGVTLL; encoded by the coding sequence ATGAAACTAATTTTAAGAGAGTATAACTTAAAACTAAAACATACTTTCACAATTTCAAGAGAATCAATAGATTTTCAACCTTCGCTTATCGTTGAATTGCAAAGCAATGGTTTTTCAGGTTTTGGCGAAGCAACTTCAAATCCGTATTACAAAACAACGGTTCCAATGATGATGCAAGATTTAGAAGAAATCAGAACAATCATTGAATCTTCGGAAATTGAAACTCCTGATGCTTTTTGGGCAAAAATTCATCCGTATTTAAAAGACGATATGTTTGCTTTATGTGCTTTAGATTTGGCTTATAATGATTTGTACGCTAGAATTAAAGGCAAAAAACTCTACGAATTGTGGAATTATACCACAGAAAAAAATCCGATGACGGATTATACAATCGGAATTGCTTCTATTGACAAAATGGTTTCAAAAATGCAGGAACTTCCTTGGCCAATTTATAAAATCAAATTGGGAACCAAAGAAGATATTGCCATCGTAAAAGAACTTCGCAAACATACCGATGCGGTTTTCAGAATTGATGCCAATTGTGGCTGGGGCGTTGAGGAAACAATAAATAACGCTGTCGAACTAAAAAAACTTGGTGTAGAATTCCTTGAACAGCCAATGAAAGCTGATAATTGGGAAGCACACAAAGAAGTTTTTAAACATTCTGTCTTGCCTGTAATTGCTGACGAAAGCTGTATAATTGAAGAAGATGTAGCGAAATGCTTCAATCATTTTCATGGTGTGAACGTAAAATTGGTAAAATGTGGCGGATTGACTCCTGGAAAACGCATGATCGAAGAAGCAAAAAAACTAGGCTTAAGAACCATGGTAGGTTGTATGACAGAATCGACAGTTGGAATTTCTGCCATAGCACATTTGCTTCCACAATTGGATTATGTTGACATGGACGGCGCATTGCTTTTGTCTGAAGATATTGCAACCGGTGTAACCATAAAAAATGGAATTGTAAATTATTCGAATCTCAACGGAACCGGAGTTACATTGCTATAA
- a CDS encoding alpha/beta hydrolase gives MIRGFFFFIFLLTFTFGNAQESTASKNVSTFTIEAPQLKTTKKIWLYLPEGYSASPKKRYSVIYMHDAQNLFDAKTSFVGEWNVDEKLDSLKAPVIVVGIEHGNEKRIDELTPFKNEKYGGGKADDYVDFIVNTLKPHIDKNYRTKTKAKNTTIMGSSLGGLVSYYAAVKYPQVFGNAGVFSPSFWFSNDIYTFTEKSPKIKTRFYFLCGDKESDEMVTDLEKMERLLDKNRCYCLHLSKTKIVKGGEHNEKLWRDGFVKAVLWLGY, from the coding sequence ATGATTCGAGGATTTTTCTTTTTTATATTTCTCCTGACATTTACATTCGGAAATGCACAGGAAAGCACCGCTTCAAAAAACGTGTCCACTTTCACTATTGAAGCTCCTCAGCTTAAAACAACCAAAAAAATATGGCTTTATTTGCCCGAAGGTTATTCGGCTTCGCCAAAAAAAAGGTACAGCGTCATTTACATGCACGATGCGCAGAATTTATTTGATGCGAAAACTTCGTTTGTAGGCGAATGGAATGTCGATGAAAAATTAGACAGCTTAAAAGCTCCAGTAATTGTGGTTGGAATCGAGCATGGAAATGAAAAACGAATCGATGAATTGACTCCATTCAAAAATGAAAAATATGGTGGCGGAAAAGCTGATGATTATGTTGATTTTATCGTAAATACACTAAAACCACACATCGACAAAAATTACAGAACCAAAACAAAAGCCAAAAACACAACCATAATGGGAAGTTCGCTTGGCGGATTGGTTTCCTATTATGCGGCCGTAAAATACCCACAAGTTTTTGGAAATGCTGGCGTTTTTTCACCTTCATTTTGGTTTTCAAATGATATTTACACCTTTACAGAAAAGTCGCCAAAAATTAAAACCCGATTTTATTTCTTATGTGGCGATAAAGAAAGCGACGAAATGGTAACAGATTTAGAAAAAATGGAACGCTTACTAGATAAAAACCGTTGCTATTGTCTTCATCTCAGCAAAACAAAAATTGTGAAAGGTGGAGAACATAACGAAAAATTATGGCGAGACGGTTTTGTAAAAGCCGTTTTGTGGCTTGGTTATTGA
- a CDS encoding TerB family tellurite resistance protein: MNTEEEKRGLLLEMIAFATIDGHLHKRELDFLWIVAEELNISKEEFRDLFHQEHTVKVNRSEFQRIQQFYRLALIMHCDGILHEKESKAIHQIALEMGLNPTAVKRVLELMKKAPNAIIDPNKLLRVFQEQHN; encoded by the coding sequence ATGAACACCGAAGAAGAAAAAAGAGGTTTACTTTTAGAAATGATTGCGTTTGCTACCATTGACGGACATTTGCATAAACGTGAGCTGGATTTTCTGTGGATTGTTGCCGAAGAATTGAATATCAGCAAAGAAGAATTTAGAGATTTATTTCATCAAGAGCATACTGTAAAAGTAAACAGATCCGAGTTTCAGCGTATTCAGCAATTTTACAGATTGGCTTTGATTATGCATTGCGATGGCATCTTACATGAAAAAGAATCAAAAGCGATACATCAAATTGCACTCGAAATGGGACTGAATCCAACTGCAGTAAAACGAGTTTTAGAGTTGATGAAAAAGGCGCCAAACGCTATTATTGACCCAAATAAATTGTTGAGAGTTTTTCAGGAACAACACAATTAA